Proteins co-encoded in one Sebastes umbrosus isolate fSebUmb1 chromosome 20, fSebUmb1.pri, whole genome shotgun sequence genomic window:
- the gprc5c gene encoding G-protein coupled receptor family C group 5 member C isoform X1, giving the protein MAANDTPLGCGSNVDSLYYNLCDLNAAWGIVLEAIAAAGVVFSFVLFVSLLASVPFTQDKNRKSSVALHAWFLVCTAGLFCLTFAFIVGKDFSTCASRRFLFGVLFGGCFACLLMQCVRLNILARRNSGPRAWALCLGAVGLWLVEVVINTEWLIITIVRHPQGPLNATAEASRATVTPCNIANEDFVMALIYVMTLILAVVVASLAIMAGKHNQWKKEGAFILLTSLISVGIWVAWIVMYVYGNERRGGPTWDDPTLAIALVANAWAFLILYTIPDICTLTGDGESQQSLGEDLYPNRGVGYETILKEQGSQNMFVENKAFSMDEPNQAAKPVSPYSGYTGQLRGSVYQPTELALISKAIGNHPPDVSYDMIIPRASANSAANSGTSTPSTHAETGNGAHTQTNGNSGNGLHRTSQW; this is encoded by the exons ATGGCTGCCAACGACACCCCTCTGGGTTGCGGCTCTAACGTGGACTCCCTCTATTACAACCTGTGTGACCTTAATGCCGCGTGGGGCATCGTGCTGGAGGCGATCGCGGCGGCCGGCGTCGTCTTCTCCTTCGTGCTCTTTGTCTCGCTGCTGGCCAGCGTGCCCTTCACGCAGGACAAGAACCGGAAGAGCTCGGTGGCGCTCCACGCCTGGTTCCTGGTCTGCACCGCCGGCCTCTTCTGCCTGACCTTCGCCTTCATCGTGGGAAAGGACTTCTCAACCTGCGCCTCGCGGAGGTTCCTCTTCGGGGTGCTGTTTGGCGGCTGCTTCGCCTGCCTCCTGATGCAGTGTGTGAGGCTGAACATCCTCGCCAGGCGGAACAGCGGGCCGCGGGCCTGGGCCCTGTGTCTGGGGGCGGTGGGGCTGTGGCTGGTGGAGGTGGTCATCAACACCGAGTGGCTGATCATCACAATAGTGCGCCACCCACAGGGGCCACTCAATGCCACCGCCGAAGCTAGCAGAGCCACGGTTACGCCTTGCAACATCGCCAACGAGGACTTCGTCATGGCGCTGATCTACGTGATGACCCTGATCCTGGCCGTGGTGGTGGCGAGTCTGGCCATCATGGCGGGCAAACACAATCAGTGGAAGAAGGAAGGCGCCTTCATCCTTCTAACCAGCCTGATCTCTGTGGGGATCTGGGTGGCGTGGATCGTCATGTACGTCTACGGGaacgagaggagaggggggCCCACCTGGGACGACCCCACCTTGGCCATCGCCTTGGTGGCGAACGCTTGGGCGTTCCTCATCCTCTACACCATTCCTGACATCTGCACTTTGACGGGTGACGGTGAAAGCCAGCAGAGCTTGGGGGAAGATCTATACCCGAACCGAGGAGTCGGCTACGAGACGATCCTGAAGGAGCAGGGCTCCCAGAACATGTTCGTGGAGAATAAAGCTTTCTCTATGGACGAGCCCAACCAAG CGGCCAAGCCTGTGTCTCCGTACAGCGGCTACACCGGTCAGCTGCGTGGTTCGGTGTACCAGCCCACTGAGCTGGCTCTCATCAGCAAAGCAATAGGAAAT CACCCTCCGGACGTGTCCTATGACATGATCATTCCCAGAGCGTCCGCCAACTCTGCAGCCAACAGCGGGACCAGCACCCCCTCCACGCACGCCGAGACCGGGAacggcgcacacacacagactaacGGAAATAGC GGGAATGGTCTGCATAGGACGTCCCAGTGGTGA
- the gprc5c gene encoding G-protein coupled receptor family C group 5 member C isoform X2 yields MAANDTPLGCGSNVDSLYYNLCDLNAAWGIVLEAIAAAGVVFSFVLFVSLLASVPFTQDKNRKSSVALHAWFLVCTAGLFCLTFAFIVGKDFSTCASRRFLFGVLFGGCFACLLMQCVRLNILARRNSGPRAWALCLGAVGLWLVEVVINTEWLIITIVRHPQGPLNATAEASRATVTPCNIANEDFVMALIYVMTLILAVVVASLAIMAGKHNQWKKEGAFILLTSLISVGIWVAWIVMYVYGNERRGGPTWDDPTLAIALVANAWAFLILYTIPDICTLTGDGESQQSLGEDLYPNRGVGYETILKEQGSQNMFVENKAFSMDEPNQAAKPVSPYSGYTGQLRGSVYQPTELALISKAIGNGNGLHRTSQW; encoded by the exons ATGGCTGCCAACGACACCCCTCTGGGTTGCGGCTCTAACGTGGACTCCCTCTATTACAACCTGTGTGACCTTAATGCCGCGTGGGGCATCGTGCTGGAGGCGATCGCGGCGGCCGGCGTCGTCTTCTCCTTCGTGCTCTTTGTCTCGCTGCTGGCCAGCGTGCCCTTCACGCAGGACAAGAACCGGAAGAGCTCGGTGGCGCTCCACGCCTGGTTCCTGGTCTGCACCGCCGGCCTCTTCTGCCTGACCTTCGCCTTCATCGTGGGAAAGGACTTCTCAACCTGCGCCTCGCGGAGGTTCCTCTTCGGGGTGCTGTTTGGCGGCTGCTTCGCCTGCCTCCTGATGCAGTGTGTGAGGCTGAACATCCTCGCCAGGCGGAACAGCGGGCCGCGGGCCTGGGCCCTGTGTCTGGGGGCGGTGGGGCTGTGGCTGGTGGAGGTGGTCATCAACACCGAGTGGCTGATCATCACAATAGTGCGCCACCCACAGGGGCCACTCAATGCCACCGCCGAAGCTAGCAGAGCCACGGTTACGCCTTGCAACATCGCCAACGAGGACTTCGTCATGGCGCTGATCTACGTGATGACCCTGATCCTGGCCGTGGTGGTGGCGAGTCTGGCCATCATGGCGGGCAAACACAATCAGTGGAAGAAGGAAGGCGCCTTCATCCTTCTAACCAGCCTGATCTCTGTGGGGATCTGGGTGGCGTGGATCGTCATGTACGTCTACGGGaacgagaggagaggggggCCCACCTGGGACGACCCCACCTTGGCCATCGCCTTGGTGGCGAACGCTTGGGCGTTCCTCATCCTCTACACCATTCCTGACATCTGCACTTTGACGGGTGACGGTGAAAGCCAGCAGAGCTTGGGGGAAGATCTATACCCGAACCGAGGAGTCGGCTACGAGACGATCCTGAAGGAGCAGGGCTCCCAGAACATGTTCGTGGAGAATAAAGCTTTCTCTATGGACGAGCCCAACCAAG CGGCCAAGCCTGTGTCTCCGTACAGCGGCTACACCGGTCAGCTGCGTGGTTCGGTGTACCAGCCCACTGAGCTGGCTCTCATCAGCAAAGCAATAGGAAAT GGGAATGGTCTGCATAGGACGTCCCAGTGGTGA